Sequence from the Leptospira johnsonii genome:
GCCTAAAACTTGGACTGCGTCAGTCGTAATTCTCATACAAGCATCCGCGCAGAACGCTTTTGCGATAGAAGCTTGGTAAGTATTTCTGAAACCGTTATCGATCAACCAAGCTGCTTGGTGGCAAAGAAGTCTTCCTGCTTCGATATCTCTCGCCATCTCTGCGATCATAAAAGAGATAGCTTGGTTCTCGATGATAGGTTTACCGAATGCAGTTCTAGTTTTAGCATATTCTAATGCATGTTCCATGGCAGCTCTTGCAACACCGACAGCTCCGATTGCAACTCCCGGACGAGTATGATCAAATGCTCCCATCGCAATCTTAAATCCGTCGCCTTCTTTACCGATCATCTGGCTTTTGTGGACTTTCACTTCTTCAAAAGTGATCCCTCTTGTGTCGGAACATCTTTGTCCCATATTCAATTCTTTTTTGCCTACGACCACGCCAGGAGTTTTGGAGCTAACTATAAAGCCGGTGATACCTTTGTGACCCGCAGCAGCGTCAGTTTTAGTAAGAACGAAGAACCAATCCGCATAACCTGCGTTAGTGATCCACATCTTGGAACCGTTGATGATATACTCGTCTCCAACCTTTCTGGCAGTAGTTCGGATCCCTGCAACATCAGAACCTGCACCAGGCTCAGTAACAGCATAAGCGCAGAGTTGGAATTGCTCTGTCATAGGCTGAACCCATTTTTTCAAAACTTCGTCGCTCGCTCCGATCAAGACTGGAGCTAATGCCAAGTTATTCGCAAGGATAGCGGTTGCCATCGCAGAGCAACCCCAGAATAATTCTTCTCCGATAATAACATCATCCAATTCATGCATTCCGGCTCCGTTGTATTTTTCCGGAATATGGATATTCATCAAACCGATCTCCCAGGCCTTTTTCAAGATCTGAAGAGGGTATTCCCCAGTTTTATCATGATGCTCCGCTTTTGGGCGAATCTCATTTTTTGCAAAATCTCTGGCAAGACCTCTAAGCGCTTTTTGATCGTCTGAAAGAGCGAAATCCATTATAACTAACCTTAATTGGAATGAAGGGTCTCTTCGGGAGACGCGATGTACGAACCGCGTTTCTTTTCAAAAGACAAAAGATCTTTGAAAGGATAAAATTGGGACTACCGTCCGGTAAACCGGTCCGGATAAAAGGTCCCGACGAAAAACCCTAAGGAACAGGTTCTAAGCGGAAGGGTACCAAGTCAAGAACGTACGATTGGATTAGAAGAAGTGAGAAGAATCCTGAAATCGTATAAATGCCGAAAGGACGGCATCAGTTTTGAAACTTCTGTTGGAAATAAATTTCCAGTTGAGATTAACTGAACGACAAACTCTCTTCCGTTAAGACCCGAATGGGTTTCGATTTAGTTCCATGATATAGGTTTCAAATCCTTCTTTTAAATATGTTTTATAAAAAAAGAAGAAGGCTAGATTAGCGAAATTTTATATAAAGTTTTGATTTTTGATTGTGGGCGGTCCGTAATTTTTCGGATTATCTTTAACCTCGGACCCGGGATCATTTACCGGAGCCAAAACAATCAAAAGGATAATTTCGATGAAAAAACTAGTATTAGCGCTTACCACTCTTTCTCTCGTTGCAGCTTTCGCACTAAGCGCAGAAGAGAAAAAAGAGGCTCCTAAAAAAGAGGAAGCAAAGAAAGAAGCACCTAAGGCCGACGCTAAGAAAGAAGCAAAAAAATAATCCCGAAAGGGTTTATTGACGTCGGCACTGGATATAAGAGTGCAGCGACAAAGGGCCTCCCATAAAGGAGGCCCTTTTTATTTCAATACAGCTAAGAAGAACTTTGTGTTAGTCGACTTTCAAAAAAGAATCCGGCAGGTCAG
This genomic interval carries:
- a CDS encoding acyl-CoA dehydrogenase family protein, whose amino-acid sequence is MDFALSDDQKALRGLARDFAKNEIRPKAEHHDKTGEYPLQILKKAWEIGLMNIHIPEKYNGAGMHELDDVIIGEELFWGCSAMATAILANNLALAPVLIGASDEVLKKWVQPMTEQFQLCAYAVTEPGAGSDVAGIRTTARKVGDEYIINGSKMWITNAGYADWFFVLTKTDAAAGHKGITGFIVSSKTPGVVVGKKELNMGQRCSDTRGITFEEVKVHKSQMIGKEGDGFKIAMGAFDHTRPGVAIGAVGVARAAMEHALEYAKTRTAFGKPIIENQAISFMIAEMARDIEAGRLLCHQAAWLIDNGFRNTYQASIAKAFCADACMRITTDAVQVLGGYGFNSEYPVEKLMRDAKIFQIYEGTSQIQRLIISRYLTEGKGIEGPNL